From the genome of Ictalurus punctatus breed USDA103 chromosome 5, Coco_2.0, whole genome shotgun sequence:
TTAGGTGGCGTTTACCGCTGGTAAATACTATTGATGGCCGCTAGGTGGCAGTTTGTAAATTGAAATATAGATCTtaataaacatggaattattaGGATCTGGTATTTACTATTGTGAAAAGTATAACACGCTGTATTCCAGATATAGAGCAGACCTAAGCAGCACGTCTCTGCACTCAGAACACCTTATTTTGGATGAATAATGTAGACAATCTGATAATTCTGATCTAATATTTCATTTGTGACAAATGATTTATATACTTGACTTTAAATACTGTTTGTAATATTGCTGTTTTGCACAGGATGCATTTATTTAGTGTTCTTTGcttcatcattaaaaaaaaagctatttttaacCTTCTAAATTCCAGGTTTTATAGTAAAGCTAAATTTGAATAATTGAATTACCTCAAATCACCTTGTATGAACTTTTGTTTATGTGTGTCAtgagaaaatgtcatttttattaaacacaacAGTAAGTGATCCACTGGCGAGCAATAAATCAAACAGCATTCAACttcagaaagaaataaaaggtttttatatataactatgtgtttatttacactACATACATTGATAAGTTTCCCACAAAACAACACccataaattaaatatattcaaaCGGCCTGCTGAAGTGCGTATTTGGAATATTTACAGTGTCCCAGTAGACAGCACTTTTGACAAACACATcaagagcagtgtgtgtgagtgtgtgttatcCATAAGACAGTGTGATGAAGGGTGTGTGAAGCAGCCGTACCCCGTGACTCTCACACGGCAGGGGTTTGTTCAGCTCCACGGTGCTGCAGTGTAAGGCCAGGCCCAGCTCGACAGGAACCTGCGGGGGGCGCTCCGCCCTCCCGTTCCCACCCTGCGCCTCAGTGGGTCTCGTTTCCGAAGCCCGGAGTGAGTGAAGATCTCCGACACGCCGGATCTCCATCACGCTGGAGCCTCCACGCCTCCCTCTGACAGCCTGAAGAGCCTGGAAGAGGAAGAGCAGATCCACCCTGACCTCCAGCACGCTGTCCTTCCACCACACACTGTACCTaccgaaagagagagagaatattctAGATACTGTATAATTTTACTAAAGTATAAAGTTTATCAGTCTGCGCTTTGTGATCTGTCTCACCTCGTAGGAAGGTTGCGTTTCTCGAGCCAGGGCAGCAGAGGCTGGACGTTCAGCTGGTGTGGGTTGGAGATGTGAAGATGAACCTCGGCTCTCAGTATTGGCACTGACCAGACGTCCTGGCTCAGCACAAACTCCACTGTGGAGCCttgaaaacacaaacattattcAGTTTAATTTAATCAGCCATGTTAATTCTCACTGCTTTATCTAAAGAAGGAGCTGCTGATTCATTTAGAAACAGAGGGAGGTTTTAAACAGAGAGGGAGGTTTTAAAAagcatgtatatatttttaaaatcaccTTACAAAGTCTTTCTGAGTATTTACACTCGTTCACTTTCTAAATAATACACGTTTTGAGAGGTTTAGTGCCATTCCATGACAAAATACACAGAGCTAAACGATCCTTAAGGCTAGTGGTACAATCTGTCCCGCGTGCACTTCCATGGTTTAAAAACAGCATGAAATAAAGGCGGGAAATCGGTGTCGGCGCGCGAGCAGTTACTCACTGGGCTGAATAGAAGCCCTCTGGTTTCTGATGATTTTATGAAGTAATGAGAGGGAAAATATCATTAAATTAACAGGTGATTAATCTCTTAATAACGGTCCCGAAGAGCTCACCTGCAGTCTCCCGGCCTTGGAGCCCTTTAACCCCTCCGCAGTGGTGGCCCATCTGACAGCACCTGTACACCCGCCGAACGAAGCGGAACAGCGGCTGCTCCGGGAAAACCATTCGATGTGGTCCCTCCTTAGACATGGGGAAGACTTTCAGGCGGTACATGTGGCTCCAGTCTCCGGACAGTGAGGTGACCTCAGTGTCGGTCCATGGCGCGGTGAGCTGGCCGCACTGTCCCGCCTCAGGAGACTCCGACATCTGTCCGAGTAACGACCGACTCGTGACTCCGGCTAAAAAGCTCCCCAGAGCGATTATAATTAGTGGTGTCATGGCCAAAAAACGGGAGATAACTCctaaatttatattatttacaacaaTAGTCCGtgaaaatgatccaaagcgTTCCCTCAgacttcttctcctcctccagctACAACTGTTTAACGGACAACACGTAGGTACAAATCTCTAAAGACGTCAcgagctcatttgcatattaatggATGATTGTGGTTATTTGCATAGCAAAACGTGCTACTGTAGGGAGGCggattttctgtggaaaaagaaagcaaCTCCACTAATCATCAAAATATCGTGTTTATATTTCTATGTAAATATATCATTTAGAAAAGGTTtcgaattaaaaataaataaatacattttttttttaaaaaaataaataaataaaaaactaagaATATAAGGCGTTGGTCGCGAGCGCCCTCTGATTGGTTGTTCTCGAACGCTGGCTCGAGCACGTTTCAGTAGGACTGTTTGAATGCTGAGTCGACTCCCGAGTCAAGGTGTATGGAAAACTATTCAAATTGATTCCACACAACATATTATATTCTTAATCACTTTCTGTATTTCTTAACGAGACCTTGTAAAATAATCCGTGCAATAACGAATGACAAGGATCTTTTCAACTTAAGCAATCATTTTTGATTCGGATATCATTTATGATTCACATATGATTCGTGAACAACCGCCATTTTAGGGATTTGATTTAGAAAGGTTAATGCGCAGCTACTTAGATGCTTTATCATCTGTTGTTGTCgctgttttattgcttttcatttttacaCGTTATTTCCCAAAGTAAAATTACACCAAAGCTTCAGAGTCGACTCACGATTTCGAATCGAAACTCTTAGGAATTGACTCCAAGCCCTATAGCCAGTGGTTAAAACTCTGTCAGGAGCAGGAAAGTGCCTAATATGTGCTTTATAGGTCACTGTTTTAAAGCtcctttaaaaaagaaagaaaggctctAAGAAGCTAATAAACCAAATCTGACCTCAAATTCACCATACGAAGTTAGCAGCAACTGAGCTTAATCACttctaaatgtgtttaaaaactaAACAATCCAACACAGTGACAAAAGAGTGTATGTGCTGAGTGTCATCTGAGTTCTTCCCCCAGCCTatgcaggattttttttgtgtgtggctCTTTACGCCCATTCACACCCCCGTGGAGGCTTTAAATGCTCCTGCATAATGAGGCCCTTCAGTGAACAGCTTAATGCGGCCTATTCCCATTTACAACCCCCTAATGAGCCCTAATTACACCGCATGTGCACCATCACCAACACAACACTCATTTGCAAACGAAATGACACCCGCTGAGAGAGCATAAAACTTTCTTTTTCTGACCCACAGCACAATCAATAGCAGGTCAAGCGGGCCCGTGGGTCTGTGGGGCCCGAGGCAAGAGCGGTCCCTGCAGAATCATTTAACCTACACAaacatcactacacacaccgTGTAGGAAATGTGTTGCATTTCAGTGAACTAAAATCATATCTAGATTAGTTAGTATCATCTCATGGGAGCAGGTCTTCTAGGTGGAGTTGATtcatatgtaaatgtgtaattttctgtctttcttctagattttttaaattttatttatttatccattcattcatcttgttACCTCTTAAATGCTTCCATGCAAACCTTTTTGGTGGCCATCATCTGAGCCGTTCTGTTTGTGCGAGTTGTGTGTTTGACTCTTAGCCGTGTATTCTTGTAGGCTCAGGTACAGTAATGTTATGGTGTTTATTAAAAGGCAGAGTAAAATTTCATTAAACAACTTCTGATGCAGTCAGTGAAACGGCTCAAAATGTCTGGTTTGAGCAGGGAAAATGTCAGTGAGTCATTTGGGAGTTGAAAGAGTCAACCCTTGAATTGAATGTTACTGGACGTCAGTGAGTCGACTATTTACTCTTATCTATTTTTATTACCTGACCAAGTCAAAATCATTGGCACACGTTAGCAGGAATCAGACAGGTCGCTGACTCGGGGGTCTGATCTTTTCACCTCGAGAGGGATTGCTGGTCCGTAACCTGGAAATGAAGCTTACGGGTGGCCAAGGGGAGGGGCTGGGGTTATTTTGTCACCATGAGAACAACTCCAGCTACTCAAGTTATTTATATGACCACTAATAAAATCAGATAAGAACAATGCAACAGAAATGCAGGCggataaaaatattaaactcCCTTAAAGCAGGACGTGTCCTTAAAAACTTGCCCATGTTGGTAGAAAAGTAGAATAATtacaacaaacttttttttttttacctgaattCATCAGTAACACTACGTTTTATACTAcaaatatttatctttatttaacatttattacaaataagCTTTAAAACAACAATATGCTTTTATACTCTGAGGAAAATAAGGGTACTAAACAGTTTCTTGTCCTTGTTGCTGGGGTGTTTACCTTTAGTACCTTCAGTGTCTacctttcacctggaaatgtggaaaTATTTTAACTGCATGCACAGTTGGAAAAAGATACTAACGGTACTGAAAGTACCATTCCAGCAACAAAAAACGGTACGGTTAAgtaatcgtttttttttttaaagtgtgtatGTTTTAGTAGGAAATGCAcactacacagacacacacaccacaaactaAGAATAATCATAAGAATGTGGGCTAAAAAGGTGTTAGCTAGTCATTGAGGTATTTAACTCATAACCTCGGTATACAGTAGGGAGTGAATTTAGACACCATGTAGTGTGTAGGAGGCTTTACGTCATACCCTACGTAGTGCACATACACTAGGGTGCTAGTTTATTAGTTACTATGTAGCTAATACACTCAACCTCTGTATAAAGGTCATTAATGATTACaggcatctgtgtgtgtgtgtgtgtgtgtgtgtgttcgtagCTCAGAGCAGGTTGACTCCATGTTTGAGTAAGCGATGGCGAGCTTTACTCGGCAGAGAGAAGGCGCTGTCCTGGCCATTCGGTATCCCAGAATTCCTTGCGGGCACCCCCTGCTGGACGAAGAAGGTCTCCTGAGCAGCAGTGCGGGTGGCGTAGAGAGCACAGCCGGCgctcctgcaacacacacacacacacacacacacacacacacacatttcaactCACAgcacagctaacacacacacactcatatacactcatatatacacacacacacacacacacacacacacacacacacacctgataatGGCTTCCTGCAGCATGTCCACGTGTGAGAAGTGCGAGTGCAACAGAGCTGTGGCTTTCACAAACGGGCGATCCTGAGGTCCTGTAGAACGACCACACATGtttgctaacacacacacacgcacacatacacacacacacacaaacacacacacaaataagttTAGCTTCTCCTTCATCATAATCAAAAGCAGATAGCTCCTATTGGATGTTTTGTTCAACTTttgcatgtatatgtgtatgtgtgtgtgtgtgtgtgtgagagagagagagagagagagagactcactgGTGAGTGTGTTCTGGATGCGGTCATAGTGGGCGAAAGTGTACGGCACCGCAGGAATCTCAGACGCAGGTGGAATCGTCCTCAGGTGAGCCTCGAGTCCGTTCAGGGACGCCAGACTACTGTggtactgcacacacacacacacacacacacacacacacacagagacacagatcaAAAGAGTGTCAGTTGGCCACACAGACTCATGTGCTGTGCACCAAACCGCACACTACTGAATTAAGTAATATGCACACTATAAAGTGGTGGTATGTGtctggttgtcatggtaactgGGAAACCTTTGTTCTGGAAGCTTCAGGTACCCCAGGTGgtgtattatataatatagtGGGGTAATATAGTGGTTTGGGATGTAGCCATGgtaatactgtacattattattctctcacacacacacacacacacacacacacacacacacacacacacacacacacacagagctcaccacttcctgtttggcattAGGGTGTGTCTCGAAGCCAGGTTCCACCAGCAGTACAAGTACAAGCCCTCTGACCCGGTGCTCGTACAGCAGCATGGGCTCAAGAACCACGTCACGCTcctcacacacccccacacgCTCCTCTCTGATGTCGGTCGCTTGCCCTGccccttcctcctccttctcttcatcGTCTCTGAGAGCTAGGAGATTCTCGTCCTCGCTGCTGCTGTGGTTCCGATACCCGGCACTGACATCATCGACCTGGTCATGCTCACCGTCCTCACCTTTACCTGCTGCTGCTGAACCCTCAAACAGAAGCATCTCATTGGCCAGGTcatggtcatgtgactcatCCGCGTCTACTCCTTCTGACTGGCTTGCTACACTGGAGCGAAACGGCGTGCTCGCTAATGAGGGACACAAGCTGAAGCTCGCGTCATCAGAGAGGGAGGAGTCAGGGGAGGACGCCAGCATCTGACAGGACGATGGGTCAGTGATCGGAGTGTCAGAAAGAGTGCGAGAAAGGAGGCGGGGCTTCAATGGTCGCTTGGGAGATTCCGATCTGAGGTTAAATTAAACATCATAaattttcaatatttaataataaataaaacaatgcgaTTGGAACGTCTTGGTACCTGCAGGATGCGGAGTTGTCCACTAGAGGGCGGCGTAGTGTGTGCAGCTCAGACTGCGTCAGATACACTGATGTTGTGGTCGTACAATTGGGTGTAGCCAGAAAAGAGCTCCTCCCACTGGTTGGCTTTTTCTGTTCCTGAAACGGGAGGTGGGGCTTATTGAACAGTAGTTTAACCTGGTATTACAATTATgttaattagctagctacattaagTAGTATGCTAACTAATTATTAGCTAGTGTATTAACGTCACAAGTCATGTACAAATGTATAAAACCCACAGACAATCAACCAAGGGGAAGTGAACAAGGGGAAgtagacaaaaaaacaaatgaaacagaacacttATTAAGTAGCTGTAAAAGTTTTAGCAGAGGCGGAGTTTACCTGTAGGCCGTACGTCTCTGTTTCAtgcaccatcaccttcatcgtCAGCTCTGGAGACATCTGTGTGCTCACCATTCTGCACACACGCACGTGCGCACACAAACACGATTCTCTTTATTCTGATTTAATGTATATAAACACATCTAACATGTGctctatttaaaataatataaacagtaaaaacagtCAAATGTGGTTTAGCTGATTGGTGGTAATCATAGTGGTGCGTTTTGGTGTATTGTGCATCACCATATAAAATGACATAAGAGGGCAATTACTTTCAGATAACCTGAACCCTGCAGATCCGAAGGAACATCTCTTTGTTCTAATACACTCTGTGTTAGAGTACTGTGTAGTGTGCATAATTCTCcagtgtagggaatagggactAAGGAGCAgggaatagtgagtagggaatagggagtagggaataagGAATAGTCAGTAGGGAATAAggaatagtgagtagggaacagtcAGTAGGGAATAGTGAGTAGGAAGTAGGGAATAGTGAGAAGGGAAACACTGAGAACACGGTGTGCTGTGTACTGAAGCTGTTGTGTGTAACAGGGAGGTGACTGTTACATGAACATGAGAAATGTATAAAACTGATGTGAGAACCTGCCACGGTGGAGGATACAGCCTGCTAACACCAGGGGGCAGCGCTGACACACCTGCAGGATCAGAGCAGCCTTCATCAACAACAAGGGGTCAatctgagagagagcgagagagactttaagttataaataatatatctaCTCATATATACAGAGTATTAACACTAAATACTAAATGTGTTTAATCTTATACCTGTTTGATTTTTCTAAATTTCTATttatgttttgatttgtttgtttcttgttttctgattatattatttacatttaaactggATGAGGATCTGCAACATAAGTACagtgtattattgttatttttgatCGTGTGTGTTGCGTACATGTGTGTAGTCGATGGTTGTGAGGCAGGTGAAGATGTGGTGGAGCTCAGTAGCGCCGCCCTGCAGGTGGGAGAGATAACGAGCCCAGCATACAGCCAGTTCCTCCTGAGTGTGGAGCTACAGCAGGGAGCAGGAGCACAGAGACACAGGGCAGTGAGAATGGGGCAGGGTTAAACTGATCGGGGCGGGGCTTATTTCCGCTCTTCGAAAAGTAATTAACAATGGTGATTAGATAAGTGATGAGTGTTTGTACCTGATAGCTGCGACGCACCGAGCCGTTATAGAAACAGAACAGATCAATCATCTGATCCAGAAAATCACACATACTGACATCCGGGAGATCGTTTACACAGCTCagagcctgagagagagagagagagagagagagagagagagagagagagagagagatgggtttATTATCAGCCCCACATTAATGCCCTTATTGGTTATCTTATATAACAGATgtggtctcacacacacacccacacaccatacccacacacacacaccatacacacacccacacacaccatacacacacccagaGGAAGTCGTCTCTCATGCGGATGGCGTATTTGCTCCTGCGCAGACGGAGCAGACGGACTGGAGACGCTGAAATCTCTGACACACAGCGACTCACACCGGCCAGCTGACCACACACTAACTCCTGCTGATCCAACGGagtctggaacacacacacacacacacattcaattgGTGAGTTGtatgcacagacagacagacagacagagagacagacagatctTACTTGTTCagggtagtagtagtagatgcCGGCGCGGGTCAGATCACCTTCCTCACGCACTTTAGAGCGATCGTACAGGAAGAAACAACTGCAGCtgtaaacaccacacacacacacacacgctattattattatttatcaataagtagataattattattaaagtgcaTGTGTTTAATCCAAACTCACAATATAGCTCGAAGTGCCGTCATTGAAAGTATAtctctttgtgtatgtgtccttcagtctgtgtgtgtgtgtgtgtgtgtgagtgtgggtgtgtgcatgtgtatacatgtgtatgtgtgtgtatgtgtgtgttctcacagtGAGCTCTCGGTGTGTCGTGTCTCAGCCATCATTGCTGAATGATTCAGGGACTTGGTTCTGATTAAACCGGATCTTTATCAGTGACACGCCATCCTCTGTCCATCCCCGCGTCGAACCGAGACACTGcagagacaaaacaataaataataataataataatctaatgtaaataaaacctaTAAAGCTGATTATCAGAAAGTGATGTGTTAATTTATTTTGTCTAAAAGCACTTTATTGATGTGTATTGTTTACATGTTTGACTTCAGTAATTAtccagtgttttttattttggctggtttaattttttgtactttcttaatgtaatttatttatttatatcttattATTTATGCATCGATATTATATGATGTTTATGATGAATGTACGGTAATTGAATATAAGTaagtaatttaaataaataatatgtagATCTTAATTTTCTAAATAGAACAAATCCAAATCCTTTTGGTCCAAAAACTGGATGTTTATAACAATATAAGAATAACTGTTCgtttaatatattaatgtaaAGAATGAGAGTCAGCTCCTTTCATTCATCCAGAAAAATGCGTCATTTCTCCTATCCGCTTTACGCCAAGCCCGCCTCCTCCTCTCTGATTGGCTAAATTGTGATTCTCAGAAATTCCTAACCAATCGTAGAGAAGAACGCTCAGAAAGCGTAGAATTAGTAACCAATCACAGCGGATAATGCGGGATTTGCCTGAATATTGGCGGGGAAAGGAAAACACGAGCGGCTTTTGGAAGTTCTAATTAAATTTCAATTCCTAAAAAAACAGTCAGTTTCTCAAAATTTGTGGAGCTTTTTAGACTATTTAATATGCTTTAAGACACTGTACAGCATCTTTAAGACACTGAAATGTCActattttagaaaaaaagaggATTTTGGTTCCTCAGAAGTTAGCAAACTCTGCTAAAAAGGAACCGTTCTCATAAAGCTATGCTAAGCGCGTGACACATTTTGGCATTTAAGTCAGATTAAATGTGTGATTATTAAGCTGTCTGTTGTTGAAATCAGCTGATACTGAACTCACCTCTTAATCCAAACTCAGGTCAGTACTCCTGTATCACTTGAGCGTTTAAAAATCCCGatttttaacacaaaaaaactttattttttcccctaacGTGACATTTCTTTcacgcgctctctctgtctctccctcactttaaataaagagaaaaatattCCTAAAAGTCTGGAATGTTGGTCACAAGAAAGTGTCATGTGAGAGCGGCTCCGTCGAAACCCCCTGCGTACTTGTTTACTAAATAGTGCATGAAAACCCGTCCACTGCTTACGCATGCGCACTAGTTCAGCATACTATCTAGGACGGTAGTACGCGCGCGCAGGGAAAAGCTGGGACTACGGCCCGTACAGAGGGACAAACTCGCTCAGTAATGTCGTAGTGTAAATTAATTTCCATACAAACAGTACACAATCGGGTAATGTGTGTATTCTACACTTTCTAAATAACTTATAAAAACTAAAAAGGACACAAACGACACTTTATAATTGAAGTATTAGATCTTTATTTACTTATGttattcacactcacacagtggTCCAAAGATGATGGACTGCGTTCATGAGCGAGAGGTCAGAGACAGGTTAAATGTATCGGTACGTAAACTGAAGTAATGGAGCATGGTCCAGGAGTTAAGAGAGGGGGGATGAGAAGCCCTCTGGTCCGGCTTGATGTGAAATCGTGCGTCCTTCACTACTCGTGACTCTCGTATCCATCAGGAAGAGCGTTGAGGTGGGAGTTGTGGAAGAGGGACTTG
Proteins encoded in this window:
- the si:ch211-170d8.2 gene encoding uncharacterized protein si:ch211-170d8.2 isoform X1 yields the protein MTPLIIIALGSFLAGVTSRSLLGQMSESPEAGQCGQLTAPWTDTEVTSLSGDWSHMYRLKVFPMSKEGPHRMVFPEQPLFRFVRRVYRCCQMGHHCGGVKGLQGRETAGSTVEFVLSQDVWSVPILRAEVHLHISNPHQLNVQPLLPWLEKRNLPTRYSVWWKDSVLEVRVDLLFLFQALQAVRGRRGGSSVMEIRRVGDLHSLRASETRPTEAQGGNGRAERPPQVPVELGLALHCSTVELNKPLPCESHGVRLLHTPFITLSYG
- the si:ch211-170d8.2 gene encoding uncharacterized protein si:ch211-170d8.2 isoform X2, which encodes MTPLIIIALGSFLAGVTSRSLLGQMSESPEAGQCGQLTAPWTDTEVTSLSGDWSHMYRLKVFPMSKEGPHRMVFPEQPLFRFVRRVYRCCQMGHHCGGVKGLQGRETAGSTVEFVLSQDVWSVPILRAEVHLHISNPHQLNVQPLLPWLEKRNLPTRYSVWWKDSVLEVRVDLLFLFQALQAVRGRRGGSSVMEIRRVGDLHSLRASETRPTEAQGGNGRAERPPQVPVELGLALHCSTVELNKPLPCESHGGRS
- the hps4 gene encoding Hermansky-Pudlak syndrome 4 protein isoform X2, encoding MMAETRHTESSLCSCFFLYDRSKVREEGDLTRAGIYYYYPEQALSCVNDLPDVSMCDFLDQMIDLFCFYNGSVRRSYQLHTQEELAVCWARYLSHLQGGATELHHIFTCLTTIDYTHIDPLLLMKAALILQVCQRCPLVLAGCILHRGRMVSTQMSPELTMKVMVHETETYGLQEQKKPTSGRSSFLATPNCTTTTSVYLTQSELHTLRRPLVDNSASCRSESPKRPLKPRLLSRTLSDTPITDPSSCQMLASSPDSSLSDDASFSLCPSLASTPFRSSVASQSEGVDADESHDHDLANEMLLFEGSAAAGKGEDGEHDQVDDVSAGYRNHSSSEDENLLALRDDEEKEEEGAGQATDIREERVGVCEERDVVLEPMLLYEHRVRGLVLVLLVEPGFETHPNAKQEVYHSSLASLNGLEAHLRTIPPASEIPAVPYTFAHYDRIQNTLTTNMCGRSTGPQDRPFVKATALLHSHFSHVDMLQEAIIRSAGCALYATRTAAQETFFVQQGVPARNSGIPNGQDSAFSLPSKARHRLLKHGVNLL
- the hps4 gene encoding Hermansky-Pudlak syndrome 4 protein isoform X1; its protein translation is MMAETRHTESSLCSCFFLYDRSKVREEGDLTRAGIYYYYPEQTPLDQQELVCGQLAGVSRCVSEISASPVRLLRLRRSKYAIRMRDDFLWALSCVNDLPDVSMCDFLDQMIDLFCFYNGSVRRSYQLHTQEELAVCWARYLSHLQGGATELHHIFTCLTTIDYTHIDPLLLMKAALILQVCQRCPLVLAGCILHRGRMVSTQMSPELTMKVMVHETETYGLQEQKKPTSGRSSFLATPNCTTTTSVYLTQSELHTLRRPLVDNSASCRSESPKRPLKPRLLSRTLSDTPITDPSSCQMLASSPDSSLSDDASFSLCPSLASTPFRSSVASQSEGVDADESHDHDLANEMLLFEGSAAAGKGEDGEHDQVDDVSAGYRNHSSSEDENLLALRDDEEKEEEGAGQATDIREERVGVCEERDVVLEPMLLYEHRVRGLVLVLLVEPGFETHPNAKQEVYHSSLASLNGLEAHLRTIPPASEIPAVPYTFAHYDRIQNTLTTNMCGRSTGPQDRPFVKATALLHSHFSHVDMLQEAIIRSAGCALYATRTAAQETFFVQQGVPARNSGIPNGQDSAFSLPSKARHRLLKHGVNLL